In Myotis daubentonii chromosome 10, mMyoDau2.1, whole genome shotgun sequence, one genomic interval encodes:
- the FAM237B gene encoding protein FAM237B has protein sequence MDFATRRWFCLPLGCMVLINLVNADFEFQKGVLASASPGITEDIDLQCWNACSLTLISFRELKIEYNVDAFWNFMLFLQKFQRPRHYNVFLSIAQDFWDMYVDCLLSRSHGLGRRQVMPPKYNFPQKIAGGLDFTKREFYI, from the exons ATGGACTTTGCCACAAGAAGATGGTTCTGCCTACCACTGGGGTGCATGGTGCTCATCAATCTGGTTAATGCCGATTTTGAGTTTCAAAAGGGAGTGCTTGCCAGCGCCAGCCCCGGGATCACGGAAGACATTGATCTCCAGTGCTGGAATGCTTGCTCTTTGACTTTGATAAGTTTCAGGGAACTCAAGATAGAATACAATGTGGATGCCTTCTGGAATTTCATGTTGTTCTTGCAGAAATTCCAGCGTCCTAGACATTACAATGTCTTCTTAAGCATAGCTCAGGATTTCTGGGACATGTATGTAGACTGCTTGCTTTCAAGATCTCACGGACTGGGCAGAAGACAGGTGATGCCTCCTAAGTATAATTTTCCACAGAAGATAGCAGGAG GGCTGGATTTTACCAAACGTGAATTTTACATTtga